In the genome of Pempheris klunzingeri isolate RE-2024b chromosome 3, fPemKlu1.hap1, whole genome shotgun sequence, one region contains:
- the pou4f2 gene encoding POU domain, class 4, transcription factor 2, with protein sequence MMMMSLNSKQPFAMAHASLPEPKYSSGGSSSEAMRRACLPTPPVLMCAFYLQLQSNIFGGLDESLLARAEALAAVDIVSQTKSHHHPPHHSPFKPDATYHTMNTLPCTSSSSSSSSVPISHPSALAGHHHHHHHHHHHQPHQALEGDLLDHITPGLALGAMAGPDGSVVSTAAHPAHMAGMNHMHQAAINMAHAHGLPPHMGMSDVDADPRDLEAFAERFKQRRIKLGVTQADVGSALASLKIPGVGSLSQSTICRFESLTLSHNNMIALKPILQAWLEEAEKSHREKLNKPELFNGAEKKRKRTSIAAPEKRSLEAYFAIQPRPSSEKIAAIAEKLDLKKNVVRVWFCNQRQKQKRMKYSACV encoded by the exons atgatgatgatgtctcTGAACAGCAAGCAGCCTTTCGCCATGGCTCACGCCAGCTTGCCCGAACCGAAGTACTC cagcggcggcagcagctCGGAGGCGATGCGCAGAGCCTGTCTCCCAACCCCACCGGTAC TTATGTGTGCATTCTATTTGCAATTGCAGAGCAATATATTCGGAGGCTTGGATGAGAGTTTGTTGGCCCGGGCTGAAGCTCTAGCGGCGGTGGATATAGTCTCGCAGACCAAGAGCCACCACCACCCTCCACATCACAGTCCCTTCAAGCCGGACGCAACCTACCACACCATGAACACTCTCCCCTGcacctcgtcttcctcctcctcatcctcggTGCCTATTTCTCATCCGTCCGCCTTGGCTggccaccaccatcaccaccaccaccatcaccaccaccagccccaCCAGGCTCTGGAGGGGGACCTGCTGGACCACATCACCCCGGGACTGGCACTAGGAGCCATGGCAGGGCCGGATGGCTCGGTGGTTTCCACGGCTGCGCACCCTGCCCACATGGCGGGCATGAACCACATGCACCAGGCAGCCATCAACATGGCTCATGCCCACGGGCTACCACCGCACATGGGCATGAGCGACGTGGACGCCGATCCAAGGGACTTGGAAGCCTTCGCGGAGAGGTTTAAGCAGAGACGGATCAAACTCGGGGTTACCCAGGCGGATGTAGGGTCAGCTTTAGCCAGCCTGAAGATTCCTGGGGTGGGCTCCCTCAGCCAAAGCACCATCTGCCGATTCGAGTCCCTCACGCTCTCTCACAACAACATGATTGCTTTGAAGCCCATCCTGCAAGCGTGGCTAGAGGAAGCCGAGAAATCGCACAGGGAGAAACTTAATAAACCCGAGTTGTTCAACGGCgcggagaaaaagaggaagcgCACGTCGATAGCCGCGCCAGAGAAGAGATCACTGGAGGCCTATTTTGCCATTCAGCCGCGTCCCTCCTCGGAGAAAATCGCAGCAATCGCAGAGAAGCTGGACCTGAAAAAGAACGTGGTGCGGGTCTGGTTTTGCAACCAGCGACAGAAACAGAAACGCATGAAATACTCCGCATGCGTCTAG